In Sphingobacterium sp. SRCM116780, the genomic stretch TTCAAAAATTTTAAAACAACTGGTAAAGATGCTCGTTCTGCTCCTATGGGACCAGTAAGAAATGGATATTTCCATAAATTCAAGGAGAATGGATATACTTATTTACAAACTTATACCATGTCTGCTTTAGGGGGTGGAAAAAATCTTCCTACTGGATTTTACAGAATTAAGGATGGAGAAGATCATTTAGATCCGAACTACTTCTTTAACATTAGTCAATATAGAGGGGGAGACAATCAACTAGGTGTCGAATATTTAGGCAATGGAAAAGCTTTGCTGATTAGTGCTCATGATACAAAAAATAATGTCAAAGAGTGGAATGATTGGTGGTACGCTGCCATGTGGGAATACTTAATTGTAGATGTAAATACTCAAAAAATAGTTAAAAAACTAGATTTTCCTTTAGTCAGCAATTCACGTTCAGCAGTAGTCGTGAATGGTAATGCCTATATTGCTGTCAATGACCCGACAGCAGATGCTATTTACATTTGGGAATACAATCCAACGACAGATAAATTGACAAAAGGTGCAAAAATAATCGGTGGTGACGCAGATACACCAATTCTATATAATCTCAATTAAGAAAGATTTGGGCAATCTCACGATTGCCCAATTGCTTACTTATTATCGACAGAAATAAACAATATCTTATGCTCAGTAAAATTAATGCATGGCTACACCTTTGGTTAGGATTGGCAGCGGGTATACCTGTGGTCATTTTGAGTATTACGGGCTGTGTACTTGTCTTTGAACATGACATCAAAGCATTAACCACAAATTATATTTGGGTAGAAGCTCAAAAATCAGAAAATCAACTACCTCCTTCAGCAATCTATAAAGCTGTTCAAGCTGCTATTCCTGACAAGGAAATAGCAAGCTCTTGGTATTACGGATTAGACAAATCAGTTAAAGTGAGTTTAGATCAATCGGATAGTGTTGTGTATGTGAATCCATATACTGCTGAAATATTGGCAGTGGTCAATCATGAAAATTTCTTCCATTTCATGGATGAGGGTCACCGTCACTTATGGATGCCGAACAAGATCGGTCGTCAAATTGTGGGTTGGAGTACCTTCATATTCTTTTCTCTACTCATCACTGGTCTTATCTTATGGTGGCCAAAAAAATGGAACAAAAGATCGAGAGAGCAAAGTTTCACTATAAAATGGAAGGCACGATTTAAAAGGATCAATTATGATCTTCATAATGTTCTGGGATTTTACGCCTTAACGATCGCTCTAGTCATGTGTCTTACAGGATTAATCATGAGTTTTCCTTGGATGCGAAAATCTGTTGTATGGCTCAGTGGTGGTTATCCAAACAAAACAGAAAAAGTAGAAAAAGAGATTCCTCAAGATCAACCGTTGAATGAGGCTTTGTTCGTGGCAGATCAAATCTGGTACAAAGTACGTCATGAATATGCTCGTCATAATAAAGAAGCTGTTATTGTCCACTATCCTGAAGCAGATGACAAAACAGTCTATGCGTGTACTGATATGGAAAATGGTATTTGGAGGGATTTGACTTTTGATCGGAATACGCTTGAACTCACCGGAAGAAAACAAGGAGCTATTGATGATGCCAATCCAACAGAGTGGTTGATGCGCGCCAATTATGCGCTACATACTGGTTTTATTGGTGGTATGACGACCAAAATAATTTACTTTTTAGCTTCCCTTATTTGTGCAAGTTTACCAATTACAGGTTTCTATATTTGGTGGGGAAAAAAGAAAAAATCAACGAAAAAACCAAAGCTTGCTCGTTCAATAACTTCTTAACCGTGTTGACATGTTTCATTATTTCAGATATTTCATTAGTCTCTTTTTGGTTTCTACTTTACTTTTCGCACATGCTCAGCAATCAACTAAAGTCATTGGGCAGATTATTGATCAAAATACAGAAGCCGTTCCATATGTTCAAGTAAGTTTACATCATGTCCATGATGGGACTGTTGCAAAAGTTATTGTTGCTGATAGTACCGGAAATTTTATGTTTCCAAATCCTTCTTTTGGAAATTACTATGTAAGGATCAATAGTATGACTTATCAAGATATTTTCAGTCCTCACTTTCGATTAAATGAGTTCATCAATGAATATAATCTAGGAAAGATTATACTACAACAAAACAATGCTTACCTCGCAGAGGTTGTCATCAACAAGCGCAAACAATTTATAGAACAACAGCAAGATAAAACAGTCTTTAATATTGAAAATTCTGCACTAGCAGATGGCAACAATGGATTAGAATTATTAGCAAAAATTCCAGGAATAGCTGTTGATGATCATGGAACCTTCAGTATCAAGGGAAAATCAGGAGCTTCTATTATGATCAATGGAAAACTTACTTACCTATCTGCGGATCAACTTGCTAATCTATTGAGAAGTACTTCATCTGCTGATATTAATAAAATTGAAGTCATGTCCAATCCCAACGCGAAACAAGATGCCGCAGGTACTTCGGGAATCATCAATATTGTCTTAAAAAAGGGATTAAAACAAGGGTTTAACGGTGCTATTTCAGGAAATATAGGTGCAGGACGAGGACTACATTTAGGCGGAAGTGTCAACTTGAATTTCCGCACTGAAAAAATAAATGCTTTTGGAAGTTACAATCAGTATTTTCAAAATTTACGTTATTATAATTCATTAACACGTTATTTTCACAAAGATTCCCAGGCTCAACCTAAAACCTTTTCACAACAGGAAAATAAGATTCAACCAAAACTAAGGTCCAATAATTTTAGAGTTGGAATGGACTTTTATTTAAGTCCAAAGCAAACTTTAGGTTTCTTAGTGAATGGTGGTTTGGGAAAATATCCTAAACATGAACCTACCACAACTCAATTTAGGAACTTCGAGACGAAGGATCTCATCTGGTTGGCTTCAACTATAACAGCAGGAAAAGAACGATGGGAAGATATGCTTTACAACATCAATTATAATTTGAAGTTTAATGAAAGTGGGCATGAGCTAAAAATAGATTTTGATCTTATTGACCATTATTCTAAAATGGATCAAACACTTACAACTCAACATAGTAACGAAAATCAAAACAATATACGGCCTTTGTCTTCACGAATTGGGGATATTCCCTCGGACAATAAAGTATATGTTGCAAAAATTGATTATTCCCTGCCACTTGCAGAGCAGTTTAAGTTAGAAACTGGCTGGAAAACAAGCCATATCCGAACAGAGAATGACCTACAGTATGATACGTTACAAAACGGAAATTATGTTCCTGATCTGTCAACAAGTAATCACTTCATTTATAAAGAAACTATACAGGCAGGTTACATCAATTTGTCAAAAACATGGAACAAAATTTCGACTCAAGTTGGACTCCGTGCAGAATACACTTCGACCAATGGCAACCAGATTACCATAGATGAGCAGTTCTCAAAAGATTATCTTAAACTGTTTCCATCTGCATTTATATCGTACAGTTTAAATACGAATCACAAGTTACAGTTGGGTTATAGTTATCGTGTAGAAAGACCCTCTTTTTGGGATCTAAATCCATTTCGTGTTTATACCGACCCCTTCTCCTATTCAGAAGGTAATGCTACATTAGATCCTGCCTATGAACATGCTTTCGAAATGAATTATACGTTAGTAAATAAATATATGTTTACTTTAAATTATGCCAATAGGTCAGATGTTGTCAATGAAATAATAGGAATAGATCCGACCAATGCACATATCACCTATGAAAAACCAGAAAATATAGGATCATTCAGAAACTATGGAATATCTTTTATTGCACCAATGCAAATTGTTTCTTGGTGGACTGCTACTTACTTTGCGAACTTTTATCAAAATGCGTATGAAATTCCGCAAGAAAATCAATTAATCAAACGTGCAGGAAATACCTTGACATTAAATACGCAAAATAATTTTAAACTACCTAAAGATTGGTCTTTAGAACTTGGAGGAAATTATATGTCCGGATTAACTGTTGGTTTGAGTAAGATTAAAAGTTACGGGCTTGTTTACACAGGTATTCAAAAGAATATTCTAAATAAAAAAGCGACGGTTAAATTAGTAGTCAACGATATCTTTCGGACTAACAACAGAAGATTTGAAACGGTTTCTAACACCGTACGGTTAATTGGTAGATCTAATCCAGACAGCAGGACAGCCATATTATCCTTTAATTATCGATTTGGAGGATCAGACAATTCAATAAAACAACGTTCAACGGGATCTGAAGAAATTAAAAATAGACTTTAAGTAATCGTGGAAATCCAATCGTAATTTAAAAATACAGGCTTCTGCAAAAAATAGCTATCAAACCATCTTGATAGCTATTTTTTTAGATAAACAAAATAATTTATAAGCCTTAATAACGTCTATAAATTATTTTGTTTCTATACAATCAATTCTTTTGCAAAAGGAATAAAAACAAGTTCTTGCTTACTTCAAATATTCATATAGAGATTCCTATAACCAATACCCTGTTACAATACGAGATAGCAACAATAACTCCATCTTGTATCCTACTATCAAATGACACAAATATCAAAAACTTCACAAATAGAACAATTTCAAATTTAGTATCTTTGTAAAAAATTCCAAGTATGTCTGTTAAGATTGGTGAAAATATAGATTTAGGAGAATTCCCATTATTACTCGCTCCGATGGAGGATGTGAGTGATCCACCATTCCGTT encodes the following:
- a CDS encoding outer membrane beta-barrel family protein; the protein is MFHYFRYFISLFLVSTLLFAHAQQSTKVIGQIIDQNTEAVPYVQVSLHHVHDGTVAKVIVADSTGNFMFPNPSFGNYYVRINSMTYQDIFSPHFRLNEFINEYNLGKIILQQNNAYLAEVVINKRKQFIEQQQDKTVFNIENSALADGNNGLELLAKIPGIAVDDHGTFSIKGKSGASIMINGKLTYLSADQLANLLRSTSSADINKIEVMSNPNAKQDAAGTSGIINIVLKKGLKQGFNGAISGNIGAGRGLHLGGSVNLNFRTEKINAFGSYNQYFQNLRYYNSLTRYFHKDSQAQPKTFSQQENKIQPKLRSNNFRVGMDFYLSPKQTLGFLVNGGLGKYPKHEPTTTQFRNFETKDLIWLASTITAGKERWEDMLYNINYNLKFNESGHELKIDFDLIDHYSKMDQTLTTQHSNENQNNIRPLSSRIGDIPSDNKVYVAKIDYSLPLAEQFKLETGWKTSHIRTENDLQYDTLQNGNYVPDLSTSNHFIYKETIQAGYINLSKTWNKISTQVGLRAEYTSTNGNQITIDEQFSKDYLKLFPSAFISYSLNTNHKLQLGYSYRVERPSFWDLNPFRVYTDPFSYSEGNATLDPAYEHAFEMNYTLVNKYMFTLNYANRSDVVNEIIGIDPTNAHITYEKPENIGSFRNYGISFIAPMQIVSWWTATYFANFYQNAYEIPQENQLIKRAGNTLTLNTQNNFKLPKDWSLELGGNYMSGLTVGLSKIKSYGLVYTGIQKNILNKKATVKLVVNDIFRTNNRRFETVSNTVRLIGRSNPDSRTAILSFNYRFGGSDNSIKQRSTGSEEIKNRL
- a CDS encoding PepSY-associated TM helix domain-containing protein, which encodes MLSKINAWLHLWLGLAAGIPVVILSITGCVLVFEHDIKALTTNYIWVEAQKSENQLPPSAIYKAVQAAIPDKEIASSWYYGLDKSVKVSLDQSDSVVYVNPYTAEILAVVNHENFFHFMDEGHRHLWMPNKIGRQIVGWSTFIFFSLLITGLILWWPKKWNKRSREQSFTIKWKARFKRINYDLHNVLGFYALTIALVMCLTGLIMSFPWMRKSVVWLSGGYPNKTEKVEKEIPQDQPLNEALFVADQIWYKVRHEYARHNKEAVIVHYPEADDKTVYACTDMENGIWRDLTFDRNTLELTGRKQGAIDDANPTEWLMRANYALHTGFIGGMTTKIIYFLASLICASLPITGFYIWWGKKKKSTKKPKLARSITS